TTTTTTCCGAACGATAATGCGATAACCGATCAGATCGTGAAGCTCATCAAAGGTGGTATTTTTACGGGAAAGCTTGGTCCAGACAGAATAGAGATGCTTTTCCCGGCCAAACACCTCAGCAGCAATGCGATGCTTGCGCAACAGTTTGCGCATGATGGAAACCACCTTGCGCACCACATCTGCGCCCCCTTTGCGGCTGGCATCGACTCTTTGCTTCAGCTCATCATGCAGCTCGGGCTGACTGAGCTGGAAGGCGTACTCCTCCAGATCGCTCTTGATCCAGTAGATACCCAGACGATGGGCGATGGGGGCGTGGATTTCGAGAATTTCCCGGGCGATGCGCCGGGCGATGGGGGTCGGGTTGGCTGCGGCTGTGCGCACCTGCTCCAGGCAGAGGGCCAGCCGCACCAGGACCACCCGGATATCCTTGGCCATGGCCAGGATCATCTTGCGAAAATCTTCGGCTTGGATTTCGGTTTTGGCCCGGGCGGAGATGAGGGAGATGCGCGTGACTCCTTCCACCAAAAAACCGATCTCACTGCCAAACTTGTCGTTGATCTCCTCCAGGGTGGTGGCTCCGGAGTTCACCCCTTCCACCAACATGCCAGCGGCAATGGAAGCGACATCCAGACGCAGGTCAGCCAAAATGCCAGCCACCGAGGCTGGATTCATGGTAAAAGCTGGCCCCTCCCTCTCTTTCCGCTTGGAAAGGGCCACTACAAATCCCCGGGTCTGATTCAAAAGGGATTGGTCTGCCTGGGGATTATAATCCAGGATACGGGAGATGAGCCGATTCCATCCCTTCAAGGCCTTCTCCTCCCGCAAGCCCCAGCCCCAGCCCCACCCAAGGGAGGTATGTCCATTGATTCGTCAAAGGGATTATTCATGCCATGAATATACGTGGTGCACCCTGAAATTTCCACTTTCCATAAAAGCGGATTGATCCATTGGCCGCCATCGCTCTCCGGCAACAGCGGCAGCTGTCTCCTCCTTAGACACCAAGCCCCGGATATCCCCTCCCGGGAGGGAAGCTCCGGCCAGACACCAGCCAGATTGTCAAGGAGATCTTTTTTTCTTGGCATAATTATTGCCTAGTGATTGAGTCATAAACGTCCATAATCCACCCCTTTTCGGGAGAGATCCATGAGCCTTCCACTCCATGGTTTGCCAGCCTATATGATCCCAGCCAGCCCCGCTCCCACGGCGCAACCCCAGGGCTTGGCCAAAACAGCGACCATTCCCAGCAACCAGGGGGGTAATCCCTTTGATCAGGTATTGATTGAAGCGGAACGGGAGTATATCGACAAGTTGATTGGGGATTCCAACATCATCAAGACTTAAGAATGGCAGCAGCCTATGTGCAGCAGGCCTCCGGAACTGGCAGCGCTGGGCAAGACTCAATCATGTTGAAAATCAAGGAAACGACACCCTGGAACCGAGTGATGTGATTTGGTTCAAGGGGTTAGATACGCCCTTCTTATACTTCTGAGAGCCGGGATCCTCTCCCCTGATCAGTGCCCCAGGCGGCTGCCTGTTTTAATCCGGTGGCCTCGCAGCCACTGGGAGGCTGCCATCCGCCGTTTGCCTGGGGATTGCAGTTCGGTTATCCGCAGATGGCCTTCCCCACAGGCCACCACCAAACCGTCATCTTCCACTCGAACCACCTCTCCCGGTGCCCCTTTCAGGGCGATATCCTCGTCTTTTTTGACACTCTCACAGTAAAATATTTTCAGATTTTGGCCTTCCAGGGAAGTGTAGGCGCCTGGGAAGGGGTTCAAGGCAAGAATTTGACGACTGATCGTGGTTGCCGGGGCATCCCAGGGGATAAGACCGTCAACTTTTTGCAGCTTTTTGGCATAGGTCACCCCTTCTTCGGGTTGTATTTGGGGTTTCACGGTGCCGGATTTGAGGCCTGGGAGTGTTTTGAGCAGTAATGCGCCACCCAGGTTGGCCAGTTGGTCGTGGAGTTCTCCTCCGGTCATTTGGTTGTGGATGGGGAGGCTTTCCATGGAGAGGATGGGTCCGGTATCGAGTCCGGCATCCATTTGCATGATGGTGATACCGCTTTCGGGATCTCCGGCCAGGAGTGCTCGGTGCAGGGGGGCTGCTCCTCGCCAGCGTGGCAGGAGGGAGGCGTGGACGTTGACGCAGCCGTTGGGGGGGAGGTCGAGCAC
The genomic region above belongs to Magnetococcales bacterium and contains:
- a CDS encoding methionyl-tRNA formyltransferase, with product MSPWRIVFMGTPDFAVPSLKALINSTDEVVGIFTQPDKPVGRGMKMRGPAVKQAVEGLDIPVFQPKKLREPEAVAQLKALKPDLVVVVAYGQILSQEVLDLPPNGCVNVHASLLPRWRGAAPLHRALLAGDPESGITIMQMDAGLDTGPILSMESLPIHNQMTGGELHDQLANLGGALLLKTLPGLKSGTVKPQIQPEEGVTYAKKLQKVDGLIPWDAPATTISRQILALNPFPGAYTSLEGQNLKIFYCESVKKDEDIALKGAPGEVVRVEDDGLVVACGEGHLRITELQSPGKRRMAASQWLRGHRIKTGSRLGH